The following coding sequences lie in one Mucilaginibacter sp. KACC 22773 genomic window:
- the sucC gene encoding ADP-forming succinate--CoA ligase subunit beta has protein sequence MNIHEYQGKAILKSFGVRVQEGIVADTPEEAVAAAQKLKEDLGSSWVVIKAQIHAGGRGKGGGVKLAKNHDQVKEIAGNIIGMQLVTPQTGPEGKKVKKVLVAQDVYYPGESETKEFYMSVLLDRAKGRNIIMYSTEGGMDIEEVAHSTPELIFKEEIDPKVGLQAFQTRKIAFNLGLSGEAFKDMTKFIAALYKAYDATDSSQFEINPVLKTSDNKILAVDAKVNIDDNALYRHPDYAAMRDTDEEDPTEVEASKSNLNYVKLDGNVGCMVNGAGLAMATMDIIKIAGGEPANFLDVGGTANAETVKAGFNIILSDPNVKAILINIFGGIVRCDRVAQGVIDAYKEIGNIPVPIIVRLQGTNAAEAKELIDNSGLKVYSAILLKEAAERVKEVLAL, from the coding sequence ATGAATATCCACGAATATCAGGGCAAAGCGATATTAAAAAGCTTTGGCGTACGAGTACAGGAAGGCATTGTTGCTGATACACCCGAAGAGGCTGTTGCAGCTGCCCAAAAATTGAAAGAAGACCTGGGATCAAGCTGGGTGGTTATAAAAGCCCAGATCCATGCCGGTGGCCGTGGTAAAGGCGGTGGCGTAAAGCTGGCCAAAAATCACGATCAGGTTAAAGAAATTGCAGGCAATATTATTGGCATGCAACTGGTTACCCCACAAACCGGCCCCGAAGGTAAAAAAGTAAAAAAAGTTTTAGTTGCCCAGGATGTTTACTATCCTGGCGAAAGCGAAACTAAAGAGTTTTATATGAGTGTACTGCTTGATAGGGCCAAAGGCCGTAACATTATCATGTACAGCACCGAAGGCGGTATGGATATCGAAGAAGTTGCACACTCAACCCCCGAACTGATATTTAAAGAAGAAATTGATCCTAAAGTTGGGCTGCAGGCTTTCCAAACCCGCAAAATTGCTTTCAACTTAGGCTTATCGGGCGAGGCATTTAAGGATATGACCAAATTCATCGCGGCATTGTACAAAGCTTACGATGCAACCGATTCATCGCAGTTTGAAATTAACCCGGTATTAAAAACATCTGATAACAAAATTTTAGCTGTTGATGCCAAAGTCAACATTGATGATAACGCCCTATACCGTCACCCGGATTACGCTGCTATGCGCGATACCGACGAGGAAGACCCTACTGAAGTTGAAGCCAGCAAATCAAACCTTAACTATGTAAAGCTTGATGGCAACGTAGGCTGTATGGTTAATGGTGCCGGCTTAGCGATGGCCACCATGGATATTATTAAAATTGCCGGCGGCGAGCCTGCCAACTTCCTTGACGTTGGTGGTACTGCCAATGCCGAAACCGTAAAAGCAGGTTTCAACATCATCCTGAGCGATCCGAACGTTAAAGCCATCCTGATCAACATCTTTGGCGGTATCGTTCGTTGCGACCGTGTTGCACAGGGTGTTATTGACGCCTACAAAGAAATTGGCAACATCCCTGTACCTATCATTGTTCGTTTACAAGGCACCAACGCCGCCGAAGCAAAAGAATTGATAGATAACTCAGGTTTAAAAGTATACTCGGCTATCTTATTAAAAGAAGCTGCTGAAAGAGTGAAAGAAGTATTGGCTTTGTAA
- a CDS encoding sensor histidine kinase yields MRLLIVCCILLINVPFINAQQLFVEKYPMNVYGAGIQSWTMAQDNQGVLYIANNDGVVKYDGLTWDLMPIANQNYVFSLGLDSKNKIFVGSYNELGYFRKDSAANYKYHTLLPLLPKTYKNLNDIRQTIVFNDEVFFNNNKNIFRYSQGTLKILNITDNWLFRLKKQLFSLGSNGLLVYKNDRFADAGFGKQIAGLHLKRIADYENDKYLLLDDNNRIWLLNPLEADSNKKMLLLTKNPVTTTKNVPVRSLLYLDMGKIALVAEEGVYLLNKDGETVNFNSKDMLGLNLNTGFCFLDKAQNIWLGADTYITQLVSSSPLSIYDNNNGLDGTILSLGKKNNDLYVGTDKALFYKNGNSTFSAIPGTESENWNMFNFGSKLYLAHRKGVFEIQGKKAIPLIHHWFIQTLGEIKNKPDCMIMGTYNTGIWLLSKEGNTWHEKKIRGFEQETRYIQQDDEGNVWISHYNKGIYKLRLNAQMDSVISTAFYDTKNGLPSTLNNRIYRLNNRIVATTTNGFYSYNKIKNRFEPDAILGKVSRGVCIYTATQTTRGDIYFWGAPSKKVQNAGVFIKQADGSFRLLFTPFKKIGLATHGLLPVDVDAPVLAAGTNEIWIGNLKRVVNYSPNQPTYYHKPLPVYIKTVKAADSTIFASGAGLPQNDIPFSKNRLKFIFTSPFFEDADKMQYQYQLNGFEDKWSGWSHDREVSFTNLADGDYTFFVRAKNIYGQISSTDAYSFHVNAPWFKTWWAYLFYAFTGSLLFYLFSIFNNGRIRRQKLALERKVTEKTRELRQKTDEILAQSKALQESNLTKDKLFSIISHDLRGPIGQLKQTLDLVKSGSISLEELEELIPHLDENIGSAFSLTDNLLYWAKSQMDGIQVHQVLFDVMEIADENYHLFKLNTDNKHIELVNNINKSIGVYGDRDMIKLVLRNLIGNATKFTPVNGKITLGYSTKPGFVEVYVEDTGGGMSAEDIAKIFRRENFHKDGTSGEKGSGLGLSLCQDFIEKNGGKLTIQSQLGKGSKISFWLKSDDKISPVK; encoded by the coding sequence ATGCGCCTTCTGATAGTTTGCTGCATTTTACTTATCAATGTACCGTTTATTAATGCCCAGCAGCTATTTGTTGAAAAATATCCCATGAACGTTTACGGCGCCGGCATACAAAGCTGGACGATGGCACAGGATAACCAGGGGGTATTATATATTGCCAATAACGATGGTGTTGTTAAATACGATGGCCTTACATGGGATTTAATGCCCATTGCCAACCAAAACTATGTGTTTTCGCTGGGCCTTGATTCAAAAAACAAGATTTTTGTAGGCTCCTATAACGAGCTCGGTTACTTCAGGAAAGATAGCGCAGCAAATTATAAGTATCATACTTTATTGCCCCTGCTTCCCAAAACGTACAAAAACCTGAATGATATACGCCAAACAATAGTTTTTAATGACGAGGTATTTTTTAATAACAACAAAAACATTTTCCGGTACAGCCAGGGCACCCTTAAAATACTCAATATTACCGATAACTGGTTATTTCGGCTAAAAAAGCAATTGTTTTCGTTAGGTAGCAATGGCTTGTTAGTATATAAAAATGACCGATTTGCAGATGCCGGTTTTGGCAAACAAATAGCCGGGCTACATTTGAAACGAATTGCCGACTACGAAAATGACAAATACCTTTTGCTCGACGATAACAACCGGATATGGTTATTAAACCCGCTGGAGGCAGACAGCAATAAAAAAATGCTGCTCCTCACCAAAAATCCGGTTACCACCACCAAAAACGTTCCTGTACGAAGTCTGCTTTACCTGGATATGGGAAAAATAGCCCTGGTTGCCGAAGAAGGTGTTTATCTTTTAAACAAAGATGGCGAAACGGTAAACTTTAACTCAAAAGATATGCTGGGGCTTAACCTCAACACAGGTTTTTGTTTCCTGGATAAGGCCCAAAACATTTGGCTTGGTGCTGATACCTATATTACGCAACTGGTTTCAAGTTCGCCCTTATCTATTTATGACAATAATAATGGCCTGGACGGTACCATATTGTCCCTTGGTAAAAAAAACAACGATTTATATGTGGGTACCGATAAAGCGCTTTTTTATAAAAATGGTAATTCAACTTTTTCTGCCATCCCGGGAACCGAAAGTGAAAACTGGAATATGTTTAATTTTGGCAGCAAACTATATTTAGCTCATCGTAAAGGGGTTTTTGAAATACAAGGCAAAAAAGCTATTCCGCTCATTCATCATTGGTTTATCCAAACCCTTGGCGAGATAAAAAACAAGCCCGATTGTATGATCATGGGCACCTATAACACGGGCATCTGGCTTTTATCAAAAGAAGGCAATACCTGGCACGAAAAAAAGATCAGGGGCTTTGAACAGGAAACCCGCTATATACAACAAGATGATGAAGGTAACGTATGGATAAGCCACTACAATAAAGGTATTTATAAACTAAGGCTAAACGCGCAAATGGATTCAGTAATCAGCACGGCCTTTTATGATACAAAAAACGGATTACCATCAACCCTCAACAACCGTATTTACCGGTTAAACAACCGCATTGTAGCCACCACCACCAACGGTTTTTATAGCTACAACAAAATAAAAAACAGGTTTGAACCCGATGCCATACTTGGTAAGGTGAGCCGGGGCGTTTGCATTTACACCGCTACACAAACTACCCGGGGCGATATTTACTTTTGGGGAGCCCCATCAAAAAAAGTGCAAAATGCTGGTGTCTTTATAAAACAAGCTGATGGTTCGTTCAGGTTGTTGTTTACTCCATTTAAAAAAATCGGGCTGGCTACACATGGCCTGTTACCTGTTGACGTAGATGCACCAGTACTTGCAGCAGGTACCAATGAAATATGGATTGGCAATTTAAAGCGGGTTGTAAATTACAGCCCCAATCAGCCAACCTATTATCATAAACCATTGCCGGTATACATCAAAACCGTAAAAGCGGCAGATTCAACCATTTTTGCTTCAGGCGCCGGGCTGCCACAAAACGATATCCCCTTTTCAAAAAACAGGTTGAAATTTATTTTCACAAGCCCGTTTTTTGAGGATGCTGACAAGATGCAATACCAATATCAATTAAACGGATTTGAAGATAAATGGTCGGGCTGGAGCCATGACCGCGAAGTTTCATTTACCAACCTTGCCGATGGCGATTACACCTTTTTTGTACGGGCCAAAAACATTTACGGGCAAATAAGCAGCACAGATGCTTATTCGTTTCATGTTAACGCCCCCTGGTTTAAAACCTGGTGGGCTTATTTGTTTTATGCATTTACAGGCTCGTTATTGTTTTACCTGTTCAGTATATTTAACAATGGCCGTATTAGAAGGCAAAAACTGGCCCTTGAACGAAAGGTAACGGAAAAAACCAGGGAATTACGCCAAAAAACCGACGAAATTTTGGCGCAAAGCAAAGCGCTGCAAGAGTCAAACTTAACCAAAGACAAACTTTTTTCCATCATATCGCACGATTTAAGAGGGCCAATAGGCCAACTCAAACAAACCCTTGATCTGGTAAAATCCGGTTCGATCTCGCTGGAAGAACTGGAGGAGCTTATCCCGCATCTCGACGAAAATATAGGCTCTGCGTTTAGCCTTACAGATAACCTGCTTTACTGGGCAAAAAGCCAGATGGACGGCATCCAGGTGCACCAGGTTTTGTTTGATGTAATGGAAATTGCCGACGAAAACTATCACCTGTTTAAACTGAACACCGATAACAAACACATCGAACTGGTTAACAACATCAACAAAAGCATTGGTGTTTACGGCGATAGGGATATGATAAAGCTGGTATTGCGCAACCTGATTGGCAATGCCACTAAATTCACACCTGTTAACGGCAAAATAACCCTGGGATACAGTACTAAACCCGGCTTTGTTGAAGTGTATGTAGAAGATACCGGCGGCGGAATGTCTGCCGAGGATATTGCCAAAATATTCCGCAGGGAAAATTTTCATAAAGATGGCACTTCGGGCGAAAAGGGCTCGGGGCTGGGGCTCTCGCTTTGCCAGGATTTTATCGAAAAAAATGGGGGTAAACTAACCATCCAAAGCCAATTGGGTAAAGGAAGTAAAATTTCTTTCTGGCTTAAAAGCGATGATAAAATAAGTCCTGTCAAATAA
- a CDS encoding ABC transporter ATP-binding protein, with translation MLKAKSIYKSYGQLQILKGVDLEVKRGEIVTIVGASGAGKSSLLNILGTLDRPDSGELYINDIELSKLNNKNLSDFRNRKIGFIFQFHHLLAEFTALENVCIPAFIAGVSKSNAEKKAKELLDLLGLSDRLSHKPNQLSGGEQQRVAVARALINNPALIFADEPSGNLDSVNALELHELFIKLRNDFNQTFVIVTHNEELADLSDRTVIMKDGLIVP, from the coding sequence ATGCTTAAAGCTAAATCCATTTATAAATCATACGGGCAGTTACAGATATTAAAGGGTGTTGACCTGGAGGTTAAACGAGGCGAAATTGTAACTATCGTTGGCGCATCAGGGGCCGGCAAAAGTAGCCTGCTTAATATTTTAGGCACGTTAGACAGGCCGGATTCGGGGGAGTTATATATTAACGATATTGAGTTAAGCAAGCTTAATAATAAAAACTTAAGCGATTTCAGAAACCGTAAAATTGGCTTTATCTTCCAGTTTCATCATTTGCTGGCCGAGTTTACGGCGCTGGAAAATGTATGTATACCGGCATTTATTGCTGGTGTATCAAAGTCAAATGCCGAAAAAAAAGCCAAAGAGTTACTGGATTTGCTGGGATTGAGCGATAGGCTGAGCCATAAACCCAACCAACTTTCGGGCGGCGAACAACAACGGGTAGCCGTTGCCCGTGCCCTTATTAATAACCCTGCATTAATATTTGCCGACGAACCATCGGGCAACCTCGATTCAGTAAACGCGCTGGAGTTGCATGAACTTTTCATTAAGTTGCGTAATGATTTTAATCAAACTTTTGTTATTGTTACTCATAATGAAGAACTTGCCGACCTATCTGACCGTACGGTTATTATGAAAGACGGTTTAATTGTACCATAA
- a CDS encoding HAD family hydrolase, producing the protein MKYKDIDKRKTAFVLELDDVLYPAKDYIYQVYYLFANMLEYVELVDAKQVISLMTDTYVAEGPDFVFDKLEKEFPVAAQYRDKFYNLFDTAKLPLKLLLYQNMLTLLQEIVVDRKKLFIVTNGKVTQQVNKIRQVEWHKLEPYLICYLADETAPKPEPDVIHLLMQEHNLQRRDILMIGSSEVDSLCAETVGIDYLSVDKFL; encoded by the coding sequence ATGAAGTATAAGGATATTGATAAGCGCAAAACCGCGTTTGTACTGGAGCTGGATGATGTGTTATACCCGGCCAAAGATTATATATACCAGGTTTACTACCTGTTTGCAAACATGCTGGAGTATGTTGAACTGGTTGATGCCAAACAAGTAATTAGCTTGATGACAGATACCTATGTTGCCGAAGGGCCCGACTTTGTATTTGATAAGCTTGAAAAGGAATTTCCTGTCGCGGCGCAGTACCGGGACAAGTTTTACAACCTTTTTGATACCGCGAAGCTGCCCCTGAAATTGCTTTTGTACCAGAATATGCTTACCTTACTTCAGGAAATTGTTGTCGACCGTAAAAAGCTATTCATTGTAACCAACGGGAAAGTTACGCAGCAGGTAAATAAGATAAGGCAGGTAGAGTGGCATAAACTTGAACCATACCTAATTTGCTACCTGGCCGATGAAACCGCCCCAAAACCCGAGCCAGATGTAATACACCTGTTAATGCAGGAGCATAACCTGCAACGAAGGGATATTTTGATGATAGGCAGTTCTGAGGTAGATAGCTTATGCGCCGAAACTGTTGGAATTGACTATTTAAGCGTAGACAAATTTTTGTAA
- a CDS encoding S41 family peptidase: MKKILYLIIILAAGLLSACHKDKKIIVNGTDSTAIKLEISNLIKDSVYLYTKETYLWYDAIPDYKTFAPRSFTGTNEIAALTSEVDKLSQYKINPATSLPYEYYAADPGSAKYSFIDDGSVSSELGGVSGDFGFSVLYQETNDLRVKYVYPGSPADSAGIKRGDQIVKLNSRTSLDYDNGANVNFVVNAIFGTSPITMTLKKANNTTADVSLSVADYTINPVLKYKVFTMGDKKIGYVVFNTFTVIANARPQLLKAFNAFSAAGVTDLVVDLRYNGGGSVETAEYLDNLIVPAAKSGTQMFTYYYNNKLQADNHPLLSAIYDINKGDFLPANNRVNFAKSGSLNVSKVFFIVTGSTASASELTINNLRPEMEVKLIGRTSYGKPVGFFAIDINKYQLYVPQFETKNSANQGGYYSGMTPGSTDYPGKLDYDDVTKDFGDSTEVLLQHALNYITTGVYDVSGPKVQSLSKTKTMSAQQVSDMTLKLDERKFKGMVGGKKELRHR; this comes from the coding sequence ATGAAAAAAATATTATACTTGATCATCATCCTTGCCGCCGGTTTGTTATCAGCTTGTCATAAGGATAAAAAAATAATCGTCAACGGTACCGATTCTACCGCAATCAAATTAGAAATATCTAACCTGATCAAGGATTCGGTTTACCTGTATACTAAAGAAACCTATTTATGGTATGATGCTATTCCGGATTATAAAACATTTGCTCCACGTTCATTCACGGGAACTAACGAAATAGCCGCACTTACCAGCGAGGTGGATAAACTATCGCAATATAAAATTAACCCGGCAACAAGCCTTCCATATGAATACTATGCGGCCGATCCTGGCTCGGCTAAATACTCGTTTATTGATGATGGGTCTGTTTCTTCAGAACTGGGCGGTGTAAGCGGCGATTTTGGATTCTCGGTGTTGTACCAGGAAACCAACGATCTGCGCGTAAAATATGTATATCCTGGTTCGCCTGCTGATAGTGCAGGCATAAAAAGGGGCGATCAGATAGTAAAACTTAATAGCCGCACCAGTTTGGATTATGATAACGGCGCCAATGTAAACTTTGTAGTAAATGCGATTTTTGGCACCAGCCCAATTACTATGACACTTAAAAAGGCCAACAATACTACAGCTGACGTGTCGTTAAGTGTGGCCGATTATACCATTAACCCGGTTTTAAAATACAAGGTTTTTACTATGGGTGATAAAAAAATAGGGTATGTTGTTTTTAATACTTTTACAGTAATAGCTAACGCCCGCCCCCAATTATTAAAAGCCTTTAATGCCTTTAGCGCTGCAGGTGTTACTGACCTGGTTGTTGACCTGCGCTATAATGGCGGTGGAAGTGTTGAAACAGCCGAATACCTGGATAACCTGATTGTACCTGCTGCAAAAAGCGGCACCCAGATGTTTACTTATTATTATAATAATAAGCTGCAAGCCGATAACCACCCATTGCTAAGCGCTATATATGATATTAATAAAGGCGATTTTTTACCGGCTAACAACCGGGTTAATTTCGCCAAAAGTGGTTCGCTGAATGTAAGTAAAGTGTTTTTTATAGTAACCGGCTCAACTGCATCGGCAAGTGAACTAACTATTAATAACCTGCGCCCCGAAATGGAAGTTAAACTTATAGGTCGCACCAGTTACGGTAAACCGGTAGGTTTTTTTGCTATCGATATCAATAAATACCAATTATATGTGCCGCAGTTTGAAACCAAAAACTCGGCCAACCAGGGTGGGTATTATTCGGGGATGACGCCAGGTTCAACAGATTACCCGGGTAAACTTGATTATGATGATGTTACCAAGGATTTTGGCGATAGTACAGAAGTATTATTGCAACATGCCCTAAACTATATTACTACGGGCGTTTATGACGTGTCTGGCCCGAAAGTTCAAAGCTTGTCAAAAACTAAAACTATGTCGGCACAGCAGGTTTCAGACATGACACTAAAACTGGACGAACGTAAGTTTAAAGGAATGGTAGGAGGAAAGAAGGAACTTCGCCATAGATAA
- the smc gene encoding chromosome segregation protein SMC — MQLTRLEIKGFKSFGDKITINFNEGVTAIVGPNGCGKSNVVDSIRWVLGEQSTKMLRSEKMDNVIFNGTKTRKAANLAEVSLTFDNTKNVLPTDYSQVTLTRKLYRTGESEYRLNDVQCRLKDITDLFLDTGIGSDSYSIIELRMIDEIITNKEGSRRNLFEEASGISKYKLRKKQTFNKLKDTEADLERVEDLLFEIEKNLKTLENQAKKTERYYRIKDQYKSLSIMLASFRIVSFSESLAKIQDQEQKQKADKGGIVAQIDTLEAALQQQKLDSITKEKNLSVQQKTTNEFVSKIRAYESEKKIKNEQLKFQQDKEARLTEELDKDKNQLNHVFYNIKRLSEEKALEDETLQTIKTRLADLKEAVDELRLQQTSARNELTEITGINTRLQNQAYKAEKDIDILQIQQQALEQESQRNMEDTTNKEVELSHFNQVVAELQNRKETLDFDYQQALDFENKLKEQIAETDAELSLVKDTIIKESRKLDAKQNEYNLTKSMVDNLEGFPESIRFLKKNTDWAKNAPLFSDVLFCKEEYRVAIENYLEPLMNYYVVENYDEAIKAIQLLSNSSRGRAHFFILENYNEINPTNPAFENAGAVSALKVIEVDKRYINLCNHLLKDVFLVDDDKDQQINNAALPDGVVLIGKSGKFNKSRHTMAGGSVGLFEGKRIGRAKNLENLAKEIKGIESLVNTQKSKSDELQSRLSALRSSTKNTEINEQQMIINRLNTELITVKTRQEQYQTFIENSLNRKDDIARKIEGIKAEMEALHPQLADLKAQKQIQSELLVDKQAEFNELNEYVSVQSNAFNQENIRFHQQQNKVSGLVKDLEYRDNQQENLEARIKQNSAELEKVKIAIQDNLKQSDNSDDDLLEMYEQKENLEKATQQAEQEYYQWRGIITENENEITALRRKKDNHEVIENELRDERNNLKLELNALKERLSVEFNIDIEDLPETETPAESEQELREKAEKLKKQLDDFGAINPMAVEAYNEMNERYTFIQAQKKDLSEAKASLLATIQEIDDTAKEKFMHAFVMVRENFIKVFRSLFNDEDSCDLILTDPSHPLESDIDIIAKPKGKRPLSINQLSGGEKTLTATAILFSLYLLKPAPFCIFDEVDAPLDDTNIDKFNNIIRTFSKDSQFIIVSHNKRTIASTDVIYGVTMVEQGISRVVAVDLRELAD, encoded by the coding sequence ATGCAGCTTACCCGCTTAGAAATCAAGGGCTTTAAGAGTTTTGGAGATAAGATCACCATTAATTTTAATGAGGGTGTAACTGCTATTGTTGGGCCCAATGGCTGCGGTAAATCAAACGTCGTCGACTCTATCCGCTGGGTACTGGGCGAACAAAGCACCAAGATGCTCCGGTCGGAGAAGATGGATAACGTGATATTTAACGGTACCAAAACCCGTAAAGCAGCCAACCTTGCCGAAGTTTCCCTTACTTTTGATAATACCAAAAACGTACTGCCCACTGATTACTCGCAGGTTACCCTTACCCGCAAGCTTTACCGCACCGGCGAAAGCGAGTACCGGTTGAATGATGTGCAATGCCGCTTAAAAGACATTACCGATCTTTTCCTGGACACGGGTATCGGCTCAGATTCGTACTCCATCATCGAGCTGCGGATGATTGACGAGATCATCACCAACAAGGAAGGCTCTCGCCGCAATTTATTCGAGGAAGCATCCGGCATATCTAAGTACAAACTGCGCAAAAAACAAACTTTTAATAAGCTAAAAGATACCGAAGCCGATTTAGAACGTGTTGAAGACCTGCTTTTCGAGATTGAAAAGAACCTGAAAACACTGGAGAACCAGGCCAAAAAAACCGAGCGCTATTACCGGATAAAGGATCAGTATAAATCGCTGAGCATTATGCTGGCCTCATTTAGGATAGTATCTTTCAGCGAATCGTTGGCAAAAATTCAGGACCAGGAGCAAAAGCAAAAAGCCGATAAAGGCGGCATTGTTGCCCAGATAGATACTTTGGAGGCTGCCCTGCAACAACAAAAGCTGGATAGCATTACCAAAGAGAAAAACCTATCGGTACAGCAAAAAACCACCAACGAGTTTGTATCGAAGATTCGCGCTTACGAAAGCGAGAAAAAGATTAAGAACGAGCAGCTAAAATTTCAGCAGGATAAGGAAGCTCGGTTAACCGAGGAACTTGACAAAGATAAAAACCAGTTAAACCACGTTTTTTACAACATCAAACGCCTGTCAGAAGAAAAGGCGCTTGAAGATGAAACCCTGCAAACTATTAAAACCCGCCTGGCCGATTTAAAAGAAGCGGTTGACGAGTTACGCCTGCAGCAAACATCGGCCCGAAACGAATTGACCGAAATAACCGGCATTAACACCCGCCTGCAAAACCAGGCCTATAAGGCAGAAAAGGATATCGATATCCTGCAAATTCAGCAACAGGCGCTGGAGCAGGAAAGCCAGCGCAACATGGAAGATACCACCAATAAAGAGGTGGAACTTTCGCACTTTAACCAGGTGGTTGCCGAGCTGCAAAACAGGAAGGAAACGCTGGATTTTGATTACCAGCAGGCCCTTGATTTTGAAAACAAGTTAAAGGAGCAGATAGCCGAAACGGATGCCGAACTGAGTTTGGTAAAAGATACCATCATTAAAGAAAGCCGCAAGCTGGATGCCAAACAAAACGAGTACAACCTTACCAAAAGCATGGTTGATAACCTGGAAGGTTTCCCTGAGTCTATCCGCTTTTTAAAGAAAAATACCGACTGGGCAAAAAATGCCCCCTTGTTTAGCGATGTACTGTTTTGTAAAGAGGAATACCGCGTAGCTATTGAAAACTACCTGGAGCCGCTGATGAACTACTACGTAGTTGAAAATTATGATGAAGCTATAAAGGCTATCCAGCTATTGAGCAATTCGTCGCGTGGCCGCGCGCATTTCTTTATCCTTGAAAATTATAACGAGATAAACCCGACTAACCCTGCTTTTGAAAATGCGGGTGCGGTATCGGCCCTTAAGGTTATCGAGGTTGATAAACGCTACATTAACCTGTGCAACCATCTGTTGAAAGATGTATTCCTGGTTGATGACGATAAAGACCAGCAAATTAACAACGCTGCCCTGCCCGATGGCGTGGTGCTGATTGGCAAAAGCGGCAAATTCAACAAATCCAGGCATACCATGGCCGGCGGATCGGTAGGTTTGTTTGAGGGGAAAAGGATTGGGCGCGCCAAAAATCTGGAAAACCTGGCTAAAGAAATTAAAGGCATCGAAAGCCTGGTTAACACGCAGAAAAGCAAATCCGACGAATTACAGAGCAGATTATCTGCCTTAAGATCATCAACTAAAAACACCGAGATCAATGAGCAGCAAATGATCATCAACCGGCTAAATACCGAACTGATCACGGTAAAAACCCGGCAGGAGCAGTACCAAACATTTATTGAAAACAGCCTTAATCGTAAGGATGATATAGCCCGCAAAATTGAAGGCATTAAAGCCGAAATGGAAGCCCTGCACCCACAATTGGCCGATTTAAAAGCCCAGAAGCAAATTCAAAGCGAACTGCTGGTTGACAAACAGGCCGAATTTAACGAACTGAACGAATATGTATCGGTACAGTCAAACGCCTTTAACCAGGAGAATATCCGTTTTCACCAACAGCAAAACAAGGTATCAGGCCTGGTAAAAGACCTGGAATACCGCGATAATCAGCAGGAAAACCTGGAGGCCCGCATAAAACAAAACAGCGCCGAACTGGAAAAAGTAAAAATTGCCATCCAGGATAACCTGAAGCAATCTGACAACTCCGACGATGACCTGCTGGAGATGTACGAGCAGAAGGAAAACCTGGAAAAAGCCACCCAACAGGCCGAGCAGGAATACTATCAATGGCGTGGCATCATTACCGAAAACGAAAACGAGATAACCGCGCTTCGCCGTAAAAAAGACAACCACGAGGTGATTGAAAATGAGCTTCGCGATGAGCGTAATAACCTGAAACTGGAACTAAACGCGCTTAAAGAACGCCTCTCGGTTGAGTTTAATATCGATATTGAAGACCTGCCGGAAACCGAAACACCGGCCGAAAGCGAACAGGAACTGCGCGAAAAGGCCGAAAAACTAAAAAAACAGCTGGACGATTTTGGTGCCATCAACCCTATGGCGGTTGAGGCATACAATGAGATGAATGAGCGTTACACCTTCATCCAAGCCCAAAAGAAGGACCTGAGCGAAGCTAAGGCATCGCTGCTGGCCACCATCCAGGAGATTGATGATACCGCTAAAGAAAAATTTATGCACGCCTTTGTCATGGTGCGCGAAAACTTCATCAAAGTATTCCGCTCATTGTTTAATGACGAAGATTCATGCGATTTGATCCTGACCGACCCAAGCCACCCGCTGGAATCGGACATTGACATCATCGCAAAGCCAAAAGGGAAACGCCCGTTATCCATCAACCAGCTATCCGGGGGAGAAAAAACACTTACAGCAACAGCCATACTGTTTTCACTTTACCTGTTAAAGCCTGCCCCCTTTTGTATTTTTGATGAGGTGGATGCCCCGCTTGATGATACCAATATTGATAAATTTAACAACATCATCCGCACCTTTTCCAAAGATTCGCAATTCATCATTGTATCGCACAATAAACGCACCATTGCCAGTACCGATGTCATTTATGGCGTAACCATGGTTGAGCAGGGAATATCGCGCGTAGTCGCTGTTGATTTGCGGGAACTTGCTGATTAA
- a CDS encoding nuclear transport factor 2 family protein gives MNTQEVAEKLVEFCREGKNLDAISELYADDVVSHEPKGSHMELSEGKEAAIAKNQQWYDMVEEVHSGQVSDPIVSGNFFAVTMDMDVTYKGQGRSMMSEVCVYEVKAGKIVTETFFYNLPQ, from the coding sequence ATGAACACACAGGAAGTAGCTGAAAAATTAGTTGAGTTTTGCCGCGAAGGCAAAAATTTAGATGCCATAAGTGAGCTGTATGCTGATGATGTGGTAAGCCACGAACCAAAAGGTTCGCACATGGAGCTTTCAGAGGGTAAGGAAGCCGCGATAGCCAAAAACCAGCAATGGTATGATATGGTTGAAGAGGTTCACAGCGGCCAGGTATCTGACCCGATTGTAAGCGGTAACTTTTTTGCAGTAACCATGGATATGGATGTAACCTATAAAGGCCAGGGCCGCAGCATGATGAGCGAAGTTTGCGTTTACGAAGTTAAAGCCGGTAAAATTGTAACCGAAACATTTTTTTATAACCTTCCGCAATAA